The following proteins are co-located in the Gloeocapsa sp. PCC 7428 genome:
- a CDS encoding NAD(P)/FAD-dependent oxidoreductase, translated as MEVLLNKRVTRIDATTKIITFADDETMTYDSLLLATGGKPRQLDVEGADLENIFTLRSFADVEKILASAENASRAVVIGSSFIGMEAAAGLAQKGLQVTVVSPSSVPFEKILGQEIGKLFQQVHEEQGVKFLFGTKAQKFEGNGKVEAVILENGDRLTTDLVVVGVGVQLATEFLEGVELHEKDRSVIVDEYLCAADDLYAAGDIARYPDWRTGELTRVEH; from the coding sequence ATCGAAGTCTTGTTGAATAAGCGCGTCACACGCATCGATGCAACTACCAAAATTATCACCTTTGCGGATGATGAGACAATGACTTATGACTCGTTGTTGTTGGCTACTGGTGGTAAACCACGTCAGTTAGATGTAGAAGGTGCAGATTTAGAAAATATCTTTACCTTACGCAGTTTTGCTGATGTAGAGAAGATTCTCGCATCCGCAGAAAACGCATCGCGTGCCGTTGTGATTGGTTCAAGTTTTATTGGTATGGAAGCGGCTGCGGGTTTGGCACAAAAAGGTTTGCAAGTGACTGTTGTTTCGCCGAGTTCAGTGCCGTTTGAAAAAATTCTGGGTCAAGAAATTGGAAAGTTGTTTCAGCAGGTACATGAAGAACAAGGCGTGAAATTCCTTTTTGGCACAAAAGCGCAGAAGTTTGAGGGTAACGGTAAAGTAGAAGCTGTGATTTTAGAGAATGGCGATCGCCTGACTACAGATTTAGTTGTTGTCGGTGTTGGCGTACAGCTAGCAACGGAATTTCTTGAAGGCGTGGAGTTACACGAGAAAGATCGCAGTGTCATTGTTGATGAATATCTTTGTGCGGCTGATGATTTGTATGCAGCGGGAGATATTGCACGTTATCCTGACTGGCGTACGGGTGAACTCACTCGCGTAGAACACTAG